In Gopherus flavomarginatus isolate rGopFla2 chromosome 1, rGopFla2.mat.asm, whole genome shotgun sequence, a single genomic region encodes these proteins:
- the STX19 gene encoding syntaxin-19, translated as MKDRLQELKLRAKELQLAEENSCAPEVKDDHQVELEQQAIIYEKEPITERHLNEIQRLQDEISNLAEDVQKFGQQQKSLVSSMRRFSVLKKESNITREIKIQAEHVSKCLDELSKTVKKSESEHGPSSAIVRILTSQHAFLFQRFQNTMLSYNDAITAKQEKCKTFIFRQLDVVGKEVSEEEVNDMLQKGKWEIFNENLLTEVKITKAQLSEIEQRHKELVNLENHIKDLKELFIQISLLVEEQGEIINNIEIGVNNTQDYVQTSREKFRLAAKYRKRNPCKAICCWCCPRCR; from the coding sequence ATGAAAGACCGCCTTCAAGAACTTAAACTGCGAGCAAAAGAACTGCAGCTAGCTGAAGAGAACAGCTGTGCGCCTGAGGTGAAAGACGACCACCAAGTAGAGTTGGAACAGCAAGCTATTATTTATGAGAAAGAGCCCATAACTGAGAGGCACCTAAATGAAATCCAGAGACTTCAGGATGAGATTAGTAACTTGGCAGAGGATGTTCAAAAGTTTGGTCAGCAGCAGAAAAGCCTCGTGTCCTCAATGAGAAGGTTCAGTGTTCTTAAAAAGGAGTCCAacattacaagagaaataaaaattcaaGCAGAGCATGTAAGTAAATGCTTGGATGAACTATCAAAAACAGTGAAGAAGTCTGAAAGTGAACACGGGCCATCTTCTGCCATTGTAAGAATCCTTACATCTCAGCATGCGTTCCTTTTCCAGCGTTTCCAGAACACCATGCTTTCATACAATGATGCTATAACAGCCAAGCAGGAGAAATGCAAGACATTCATTTTCCGCCAGCTTGACGTGGTTGGGAAAGAGGTCTCCGAGGAAGAAGTGAATGATATGCTTCAAAAAGGAAAATGGGAGATTTTCAATGAAAATCTGCTTACTGAAGTCAAAATCACTAAAGCTCAACTATCAGAGATTGAACAAAGACATAAAGAACTGGTCAATCTGGAGAACCACATCAAAGACTTGAAGGAATTGTTTATCCAGATCTCACTTCTGGTGGAGGAACAAGGGGAAATTATCAACAACATTGAAATAGGTGTAAACAATACTCAAGATTATGTTCAAACATCAAGAGAGAAGTTTAGACTTGCAGCCAAGTATAGAAAGAGAAACCCTTGTAAAGCAATATGTTGCTGGTGTTGTCCACGCTGCAGATAA